A genomic segment from Paenibacillus sp. FSL K6-1096 encodes:
- a CDS encoding FAD-dependent oxidoreductase, which yields MKKIVILGGGYGGVLTAKKLAKKFKNDKDVEIKLIDRNPYHTLLTELHEVSANRAPEDSIKVDLKKIFAGLKVDVVLDEITNIDFKGKKLKSGKATYAYDYLVIGTGSKPTFFGIPGAEENTFSFWSYDDAVALKRQIRDMYTQAAKEKNPAVRRSMLTFVIIGAGFTGVELVGEMAEQRDELCREFFIDPSEVRLIVADMAPKILPILPDKLIQKAEARLRKLKVEIVTGAKITEVGDGSVALGEKNVVEAKTIVWTAGVEGSELVGGLDVQQQGRKRIVTNEHLESVDHKNVYVVGDNIFFIPEGEERPVPQMVENAEQAAPVIAGNITADIKGTPKKAYKPGFHGTMVSIGSRYGVANVGLPGKLFMLTGFMAMLSKHFINMFYLSQVAGFNKVWTYMMHEFFHVENRKSFVGGYFSKRSPNFWLVPLRMLLGGMWLYEGIEKIRKIWVDPNKIFLIPAAPYADATSAASQAVDAVKTTVDAQSAASAVSTAKEAVSALPVPGFIYNTSNWFMDLLFYNNDGSYTFLAKWFQIGMVCAEIVFGIMLIVGLFTAISSLATIAMAVMIWTTKMAATEMLWYVGAAIACIGGSGSVFGLDYYVLPWLKKQWKKIPLVRRWYLFTD from the coding sequence TTGAAGAAAATAGTCATTTTGGGGGGCGGCTACGGCGGCGTACTCACGGCTAAAAAACTGGCAAAGAAATTTAAGAACGACAAAGATGTAGAAATCAAACTGATCGACCGGAATCCATATCACACTCTTTTGACTGAGCTGCATGAGGTTTCTGCGAATCGCGCACCTGAGGATTCGATCAAAGTTGACCTGAAGAAAATCTTTGCCGGCCTGAAGGTTGATGTGGTTCTTGATGAGATCACCAACATCGACTTCAAAGGCAAGAAGCTGAAATCCGGCAAAGCCACTTATGCTTATGATTATCTGGTCATCGGCACAGGAAGCAAACCAACCTTCTTCGGAATTCCGGGAGCGGAAGAGAATACCTTCTCCTTCTGGTCCTACGATGATGCAGTAGCCCTGAAGCGGCAGATCCGCGATATGTACACCCAGGCTGCGAAAGAGAAGAATCCGGCCGTACGCCGTTCCATGCTGACCTTCGTCATCATCGGCGCAGGCTTCACCGGCGTTGAGCTTGTGGGTGAAATGGCTGAGCAGCGCGACGAGCTGTGCAGAGAATTCTTCATCGATCCGTCTGAAGTCAGACTGATTGTAGCGGATATGGCTCCGAAGATCCTGCCTATCCTGCCGGATAAGCTGATCCAGAAAGCCGAAGCCCGTCTGCGCAAGCTGAAGGTTGAGATCGTTACAGGCGCTAAGATCACTGAAGTTGGTGATGGCTCCGTAGCTCTCGGCGAGAAGAACGTGGTTGAAGCTAAGACCATCGTCTGGACCGCTGGTGTCGAAGGCTCCGAGCTTGTCGGCGGCCTTGATGTTCAGCAGCAGGGACGTAAGCGTATTGTTACTAATGAACACCTTGAGAGTGTTGACCATAAGAATGTCTATGTTGTCGGCGATAACATCTTCTTCATTCCTGAAGGCGAAGAGCGCCCGGTGCCACAGATGGTTGAGAATGCTGAACAGGCCGCTCCGGTAATCGCGGGCAATATTACCGCTGATATCAAGGGCACGCCTAAGAAAGCATACAAACCAGGCTTCCACGGCACCATGGTCTCGATCGGCAGCCGCTACGGTGTAGCGAACGTTGGTCTTCCGGGCAAGCTGTTCATGCTGACCGGCTTCATGGCTATGTTGTCCAAACACTTCATTAATATGTTCTACCTGTCCCAGGTAGCCGGCTTCAATAAGGTCTGGACTTATATGATGCATGAGTTCTTCCATGTGGAGAACCGCAAGAGCTTCGTCGGCGGATACTTCTCCAAGCGCTCGCCGAACTTCTGGCTGGTTCCGCTCCGTATGCTGCTTGGCGGCATGTGGCTGTACGAAGGGATTGAGAAGATCCGCAAGATATGGGTTGATCCGAACAAGATCTTCCTGATCCCTGCTGCTCCTTATGCAGACGCCACTTCGGCAGCAAGCCAAGCCGTTGATGCCGTGAAGACTACAGTAGATGCCCAGTCTGCCGCTTCCGCAGTCTCCACTGCCAAAGAAGCAGTATCGGCTCTGCCGGTTCCAGGCTTCATCTATAATACGTCGAACTGGTTCATGGATCTTCTGTTCTACAACAATGACGGTTCTTACACCTTCCTGGCGAAATGGTTCCAGATCGGTATGGTCTGTGCCGAAATCGTCTTCGGTATTATGCTCATCGTTGGTTTGTTCACAGCCATCTCCTCCCTGGCAACGATCGCCATGGCGGTAATGATCTGGACCACCAAGATGGCAGCCACCGAGATGCTCTGGTATGTAGGTGCAGCGATTGCCTGCATCGGCGGCTCCGGCAGCGTGTTCGGCCTGGATTACTATGTTCTGCCTTGGCTCAAGAAGCAGTGGAAGAAGATTCCGCTCGTCCGGCGCTGGTATCTATTTACCGACTGA
- a CDS encoding FMN-binding protein, producing the protein MKKASVLLSSALVLGTLLAGCGNDKNDSNAAATNAPAAATEAPAAEATAAPAAETGKYQDGTYYGTVDVDPDTGWQTFAILTVEGGKITKADWDAFNTKTAGDLKKKVSEDGKYGLVEKGGAQAEWHEQAAKAEAFLVEKQDPAALTVNAEGKTDAISGVSVHVSDFVGAAQAALAAGPTEAGPYKDGGYKAEGEMDAESGWKSTVALTVANGNVVAVNFSGVNAAGDDKKQYSVDGKYGMKAGGASAEWHEEIALAEKYFLENKGQAPALDAEGKTDAISGVSIHVGEYFTLAQKALEGAK; encoded by the coding sequence ATGAAAAAAGCTTCTGTACTCCTGTCAAGCGCCCTGGTTCTTGGCACTTTGCTCGCCGGATGCGGCAATGACAAGAACGACAGCAACGCCGCAGCGACCAATGCTCCTGCTGCAGCAACCGAAGCACCTGCTGCTGAAGCCACTGCTGCACCTGCTGCTGAAACAGGCAAATACCAGGACGGAACTTACTACGGAACCGTAGACGTTGATCCGGATACCGGCTGGCAGACTTTTGCTATCCTGACTGTTGAAGGCGGCAAAATCACCAAGGCTGACTGGGATGCGTTCAACACTAAAACAGCCGGCGATCTGAAGAAAAAAGTATCTGAAGACGGCAAATACGGTCTGGTTGAAAAGGGCGGCGCCCAAGCCGAATGGCATGAGCAGGCAGCTAAGGCAGAAGCTTTCCTCGTTGAGAAACAAGACCCTGCAGCCCTGACTGTTAATGCAGAAGGCAAAACCGATGCAATCTCCGGCGTATCCGTTCATGTCAGCGACTTCGTAGGCGCTGCTCAAGCCGCTCTTGCTGCCGGCCCAACTGAAGCTGGTCCTTACAAAGACGGCGGATACAAAGCTGAAGGCGAAATGGATGCCGAATCCGGCTGGAAGTCCACTGTAGCCCTGACAGTAGCTAACGGTAACGTTGTAGCTGTTAATTTCAGCGGTGTGAATGCAGCAGGCGATGATAAGAAACAATATTCCGTAGACGGCAAGTACGGCATGAAAGCCGGCGGCGCTTCTGCTGAATGGCACGAAGAAATCGCACTTGCCGAGAAATACTTCCTTGAGAATAAAGGCCAGGCTCCTGCACTGGATGCCGAAGGCAAGACAGACGCTATCTCCGGCGTATCGATCCACGTTGGCGAATATTTCACCCTGGCACAAAAAGCACTCGAAGGCGCGAAATAA
- a CDS encoding CsbD family protein, protein MDNNVIKGKWLQIKGEAKKQWGKLTDDDLDVIAGEKDKLVGKLQERYGHSKEDAEAEYDKWEQSYRS, encoded by the coding sequence GTGGATAACAATGTGATCAAAGGCAAATGGCTGCAGATTAAAGGTGAAGCGAAGAAGCAATGGGGCAAGCTGACGGATGATGATCTGGACGTGATTGCCGGTGAAAAAGACAAGCTGGTAGGCAAGCTGCAGGAGCGTTACGGCCATTCCAAGGAGGACGCCGAAGCGGAATACGATAAATGGGAGCAGTCCTACCGGAGCTAA
- a CDS encoding ATP-binding protein has translation MEYVKIFFVNTALLITLSYLANLIYKHTVTYASEPVKKMSWVLLAIFAGWISSFFGYRLQEHVIFDLRFVPLIISTLAYPQPLVLLIIGIGTGLTRLTFGVTEAALVGVLNLSLLGLLCAGLSLWMQRSAMSMVRKGTVVILAVNLVNTLNIAVFGVIPTREYIADIMPVTLSAGLVLSVLFALIIRDFHLDLMRTGQIVRANELLSEQTEELHKNKIVLEERAKQLMLASQFKSEFLANMSHELRTPLNSIINLSQMIEESDDGMSAEELSEYGGIIRRSGEELLSLINDILDLSKVEAGKLDVVIEELNISEVPDLLVQHFGVIARQKQLTFNVQMDEAVPPVIYTDPQRVQQILRNLLSNAFKFTAAGGVCMNIRVAERQEGPASRKWVVFEVQDTGIGIPPEKHDLIFEAFEQADTNISRKYGGTGLGLSISSNLARLLGGFITLHSREGEGSLFSLHLPLPSGTS, from the coding sequence ATGGAATATGTCAAAATCTTTTTTGTGAATACAGCACTGCTAATTACACTGTCCTATCTGGCTAATTTAATATACAAGCATACGGTGACCTACGCTTCTGAGCCTGTCAAAAAAATGAGCTGGGTGCTGCTGGCCATCTTCGCAGGGTGGATCAGCAGCTTTTTCGGATACCGTCTGCAGGAGCATGTGATTTTTGATCTGCGGTTTGTGCCGCTCATCATCTCTACCCTGGCTTATCCCCAGCCGCTGGTTCTGCTCATCATCGGAATCGGGACCGGGCTGACCCGGCTGACCTTCGGGGTGACGGAAGCGGCGCTTGTGGGAGTGCTGAACCTGTCGCTCCTGGGTCTGCTCTGTGCCGGCTTAAGCCTCTGGATGCAGCGTTCGGCGATGTCAATGGTCCGCAAGGGCACGGTTGTCATTCTGGCTGTCAATCTGGTGAATACGCTGAATATCGCTGTATTCGGGGTCATTCCCACACGGGAATACATAGCGGATATTATGCCCGTTACCTTGTCTGCGGGGCTGGTGCTCAGTGTGCTGTTTGCGCTGATTATCCGGGACTTCCATCTCGACCTGATGCGAACCGGGCAGATTGTAAGAGCCAATGAGCTGTTGTCGGAACAGACGGAGGAGCTGCACAAGAACAAGATTGTGCTGGAGGAACGGGCCAAGCAGCTGATGCTTGCCTCGCAGTTCAAATCGGAGTTCCTGGCGAATATGTCGCATGAATTGCGGACGCCGCTGAACAGCATTATTAATCTGTCTCAGATGATTGAAGAGAGCGACGATGGGATGAGTGCAGAGGAGCTGTCTGAATACGGCGGAATTATACGCCGCTCGGGGGAAGAGCTGCTCTCGCTGATTAATGACATTCTTGACCTGTCCAAGGTGGAGGCCGGGAAGCTCGATGTAGTGATAGAGGAGCTGAATATCAGCGAGGTGCCGGACCTGCTGGTTCAGCATTTTGGCGTCATTGCCAGACAGAAGCAGCTCACGTTCAACGTGCAGATGGATGAAGCGGTGCCTCCTGTGATCTACACAGATCCCCAGCGGGTGCAGCAGATTCTGCGCAACCTGCTCTCGAATGCCTTCAAATTCACTGCCGCCGGCGGGGTCTGCATGAATATCCGGGTGGCGGAACGGCAGGAAGGGCCTGCTTCGCGCAAGTGGGTCGTCTTCGAGGTGCAGGATACCGGCATCGGCATCCCACCGGAGAAGCATGATCTGATCTTCGAGGCCTTTGAGCAGGCGGACACGAATATAAGCCGTAAATATGGCGGCACGGGGCTGGGCTTATCCATCAGCAGCAACCTGGCCCGGCTTCTGGGCGGCTTCATTACCCTGCATAGCCGGGAGGGTGAGGGCAGCTTATTTTCGTTACATCTTCCGCTTCCTTCCGGGACATCCTGA
- a CDS encoding MFS transporter, whose translation MRSRPQRSRSKEVRKASVHRKNLQIATFEGIPSTIFQVLLQGQFLTGFLLYLGASSSQIGFVLALTTLVNVAQIGVAFLIQKLPSRKWAMVTFIGLHRLLWASTGLVPFIFPQEYWVTAFIGLYTIAFIANTAGGVLWNSVISDLVPARVRGRYFGIRNTFLNALGSLVMYGGGIVLDRYPGGQGFLIVYIVVWIFSTANIIVFFFYPDVPFEKSAEKNFLPMLRKPLQDKLFMKSTLFLAAWLLLQNLTVPLYSYVMLQLLNINYEKLSLLNVAQTVFMMASFYVWGNLNARHSNKKLLLWTLPIIAVSSLIWGLLSVLPVLPVLFAAHIVFGVGVGGFNQLAFNFIIGDTPKGERPMYMAMYAALTGLAAFFGPLLGGRIYEWIKEWPHDIQVYGMQLVVGVLMIALALLLGRRILRDE comes from the coding sequence ATGAGAAGCAGGCCGCAGCGCAGCCGCTCCAAAGAAGTGCGCAAGGCCTCTGTACACCGCAAGAATCTGCAGATTGCAACCTTCGAGGGGATTCCTTCCACCATCTTTCAGGTGCTGCTGCAAGGCCAGTTCCTGACAGGCTTTCTGTTATACCTTGGCGCAAGCTCCAGCCAGATCGGATTCGTCCTGGCGCTTACCACCCTGGTGAATGTGGCACAGATTGGTGTGGCCTTCCTGATCCAGAAGCTGCCGAGCCGCAAATGGGCGATGGTTACGTTTATCGGGCTGCACAGACTGTTATGGGCCTCCACCGGCCTGGTTCCGTTTATTTTTCCGCAAGAATATTGGGTTACTGCGTTCATTGGCTTATATACCATTGCCTTCATTGCCAACACCGCCGGGGGGGTGCTGTGGAACTCTGTCATCAGCGATCTGGTGCCTGCAAGGGTCAGAGGACGCTACTTCGGCATCCGCAACACATTCCTGAATGCGCTGGGGAGTCTGGTGATGTACGGGGGCGGCATCGTGCTGGACCGTTATCCGGGCGGGCAGGGGTTCCTGATCGTATATATAGTGGTCTGGATTTTCTCCACCGCTAATATTATCGTGTTCTTCTTTTACCCGGATGTGCCGTTTGAGAAATCTGCGGAGAAGAACTTCCTCCCGATGCTGAGGAAGCCACTTCAAGACAAGCTGTTTATGAAGTCTACCCTGTTCCTGGCCGCATGGCTGCTGCTGCAGAACCTGACCGTTCCGCTATACTCATATGTCATGCTTCAACTGTTGAATATCAATTACGAGAAGCTGTCGCTGCTGAATGTGGCCCAGACCGTCTTCATGATGGCCAGCTTCTATGTATGGGGGAACCTCAACGCCAGGCACAGCAACAAGAAGCTGCTGCTCTGGACGCTGCCGATTATTGCCGTCTCCTCTCTGATCTGGGGATTGTTGTCCGTGCTGCCGGTGCTGCCGGTCTTGTTTGCTGCCCATATTGTGTTCGGCGTGGGTGTGGGCGGATTCAACCAGCTGGCGTTCAACTTCATTATCGGGGATACGCCCAAGGGGGAGCGCCCGATGTACATGGCGATGTATGCGGCACTGACCGGTCTGGCGGCGTTCTTCGGCCCGCTGCTGGGAGGACGGATCTATGAATGGATTAAGGAATGGCCTCACGATATACAGGTCTATGGAATGCAGCTTGTCGTAGGCGTGCTGATGATTGCTCTGGCGCTGCTGCTGGGCCGGCGCATCCTGCGGGATGAATAG
- a CDS encoding oxidoreductase, producing MTRIALVLGATGLVGRALTRDLLGGNWDEVRVLVRRPLELNHPKLKQIEVDWERLEQYGEQFAGVSAVFCCLGTTIKKAGSQKQFERVDLEYPLAAAALAKGKGVKQFLAVSSMGANAKSRTFYSRTKGRTEEGLIAAGFPGLHLFQPSLLLGEREEFRLGERVAAVLMKALDFAMVGKAAKYRAIPAAIVARAMMNIAQADTGGVHIYTNDVIHVIGRH from the coding sequence GTGACAAGGATTGCACTGGTATTGGGAGCTACAGGTCTGGTCGGCCGCGCGCTGACCCGGGATTTGCTTGGCGGGAATTGGGACGAGGTCCGGGTACTGGTCCGCCGGCCGCTGGAGCTTAACCATCCTAAGCTGAAGCAGATTGAGGTGGACTGGGAACGGCTGGAGCAGTACGGGGAGCAATTCGCCGGTGTCTCTGCGGTATTCTGCTGCCTGGGAACGACCATCAAGAAGGCGGGCTCGCAGAAGCAATTCGAGCGGGTCGATCTGGAGTATCCGCTGGCTGCGGCGGCTCTGGCCAAGGGCAAGGGCGTGAAGCAGTTCCTGGCCGTATCCTCGATGGGAGCCAATGCGAAATCCCGCACATTCTACAGCCGGACCAAGGGGCGGACAGAGGAAGGGCTGATTGCCGCCGGCTTCCCCGGCCTGCATCTGTTCCAGCCCTCCTTGCTCCTCGGGGAGCGGGAGGAGTTCAGGCTGGGCGAACGGGTGGCCGCTGTGCTGATGAAGGCGCTGGATTTCGCTATGGTGGGCAAAGCCGCGAAATACCGGGCCATCCCTGCGGCTATAGTGGCACGCGCGATGATGAACATTGCCCAGGCGGATACCGGCGGTGTTCATATCTATACCAATGATGTTATTCATGTGATCGGCAGGCATTAG
- a CDS encoding RidA family protein, with amino-acid sequence MTKKQVATSKAPGAIGPYSQAIVAGNWVYTSGQLGMDPETAVLPDSVQDQARQSLSNVKAILEEAGASMDHVVKTTVYLKDMNDFAAVNEVYSSFFTEPYPARSAVEVARLPKDALVEIEAVARKK; translated from the coding sequence ATGACGAAGAAGCAAGTAGCTACAAGCAAAGCCCCGGGCGCCATCGGTCCATACAGCCAGGCGATTGTTGCCGGGAACTGGGTATATACCTCAGGCCAGCTCGGCATGGACCCGGAGACGGCGGTGCTGCCGGACAGCGTACAGGATCAGGCGCGCCAGTCGCTCAGCAATGTGAAGGCGATTCTGGAGGAAGCAGGGGCCTCGATGGACCATGTGGTGAAGACAACGGTGTATCTGAAGGACATGAATGATTTCGCCGCTGTGAACGAGGTGTACAGCAGCTTCTTCACCGAGCCGTATCCGGCCCGCAGTGCTGTGGAGGTCGCACGCCTGCCCAAGGATGCGCTGGTGGAGATTGAAGCCGTAGCGCGTAAGAAATAA
- a CDS encoding tryptophan-rich sensory protein produces the protein MRASNPYKWGNLLLFLGVIAVNTLSVTLPLGGNSTAEISDRYHTYLTPAGYAFSIWSVIYLLLAGFVIYQFRSSTGARDSVQRIGIWFMLSCLFNMGWLLLWHYLYIELSLAAMVLLLLSLIVIYRRTRFIPNPTTGEKWLVRLPFSLYLGWISVATIVNVSVVLVKNDWGGFGLSGPFWAVIMLCVGTVLAVLVSFPYRDSIYPLVFVWAYIAIAVEHKDTNEVYFTGLIAAGLLLLYSIWLLLTPRRSRNRY, from the coding sequence GTGCGTGCAAGCAATCCTTATAAATGGGGCAATCTGCTGCTCTTCCTGGGCGTAATTGCCGTTAATACCCTATCGGTTACGCTGCCGCTGGGCGGGAACAGCACCGCTGAAATTTCGGACAGGTATCATACGTATCTCACCCCGGCCGGTTATGCCTTCTCCATCTGGTCCGTTATCTATCTGCTGCTGGCCGGGTTCGTGATCTATCAGTTCCGCAGCTCCACCGGAGCCAGAGATTCCGTACAGCGGATCGGCATCTGGTTCATGCTCAGCTGTCTGTTCAATATGGGCTGGCTGCTCCTCTGGCATTACCTGTACATTGAATTGTCGCTGGCGGCTATGGTGCTGCTGCTGCTCTCCCTGATCGTTATCTACCGGCGTACCCGCTTCATCCCGAACCCTACAACCGGCGAGAAATGGCTGGTGAGGCTCCCGTTCAGCCTCTACCTGGGCTGGATCTCTGTCGCCACCATCGTCAATGTCAGCGTCGTACTGGTGAAGAACGACTGGGGCGGCTTCGGGCTCAGCGGCCCGTTCTGGGCGGTCATTATGCTCTGCGTGGGCACCGTGCTGGCTGTGCTGGTCAGCTTCCCGTACCGGGACAGCATCTATCCGCTGGTCTTCGTCTGGGCCTATATCGCCATTGCTGTGGAACATAAGGATACGAATGAAGTGTATTTCACCGGGCTGATTGCCGCAGGACTTCTGCTGCTCTATAGCATCTGGCTGCTGCTCACCCCGCGCCGTTCCCGTAACCGTTACTAG
- a CDS encoding TIM-barrel domain-containing protein: MESSEAIRPEKMGPLVMKETWNTPGAVVSWERSENVYIVRGECAGMVFMFLSDDMFRMKVFHSRVPDLTTSEAVLKDCCIPHLFPAEETEEELIFTTGSIRLIIEKASFQVRVENPSGKVIMQQNLTSWNPRGASHAEYDMQPDSHFYGLGEKSSFLDKRGERYTNWNTDVFAPHLPEIEALYESIPLIIHMHGDLSYGLFLDNTGRSDFDMRSHGVAFTIGCSTGAYDIYFINGPEMKDVVKRYTTLTGRIALPPKWALGYHQSRYSYMNQQEVLHLARTFREKSIPCDVIYLDIHYMDEYRVFTFDPVNFPDPQKMIGELGELGVRIVPIVDPGVKKDPKYEVYKQGVLEKHFCRRLEGDIFFGEVWPGISAFPDFSDSRTAEWWGDLHQFYTDLGIQGIWNDMNEPAVFNESKTMDLDVMHFNNGHPVTHEEYHNLYGMMMSKATYEGLAEHMGGERPFVLTRAGYAGIQRYAAVWTGDNRSFWEHMAMAMPMVLNMGLSGLAFAGPDIGGFAHHTSAQLLVRWTQMGVFFPYCRNHSSIGTLRQEPWSFGEEVEGILREFIGLRYRWMPHLYNLFHEAEKSGLPVIRPLVLEYPRDPHVTNLCDQFLLGDNVLIAPVYRPDTDHRSVYLPEGCWLDYWDGEIHEGGRHILAAAPLHIMPMYVKAGSFVAEGPLRQYALEDTEETIILHLYGAEAEAGFSADFRLYEDDGHSFSYRKGEYTELAVQAEGGDGELALNWAYAVHDYKPRREKLRFALCYPFFTVAAVDGLKEISLEELNEGALGWARNGKNGAVIVQVADDPEGGELRIRAEAE; this comes from the coding sequence ATGGAGAGCAGCGAGGCAATCCGGCCTGAGAAGATGGGGCCGCTGGTGATGAAGGAGACATGGAATACGCCGGGCGCCGTAGTCTCCTGGGAGCGTTCTGAGAATGTCTATATCGTGCGGGGGGAATGCGCCGGGATGGTGTTTATGTTCCTTAGCGACGATATGTTCCGGATGAAGGTCTTCCACAGCAGGGTGCCGGACCTGACTACCTCGGAGGCGGTGCTGAAGGATTGCTGTATCCCGCATCTGTTCCCGGCGGAGGAGACGGAGGAGGAGCTGATCTTTACCACCGGGTCCATCCGGCTGATCATCGAGAAGGCCTCCTTCCAGGTTCGTGTGGAGAACCCCTCCGGCAAGGTGATTATGCAGCAGAATCTGACCAGCTGGAATCCGCGCGGCGCGAGCCATGCGGAGTATGATATGCAGCCGGATTCGCACTTCTACGGGCTGGGGGAGAAGTCCAGCTTCCTGGATAAGCGCGGGGAGCGGTATACGAACTGGAATACCGATGTGTTCGCGCCGCATCTGCCGGAGATTGAAGCGCTCTACGAATCGATTCCGCTGATCATCCACATGCACGGGGACCTCTCCTACGGGCTGTTCCTCGACAATACGGGCCGCAGTGATTTTGATATGCGCTCGCACGGGGTGGCTTTTACCATTGGCTGCTCTACCGGTGCCTACGATATTTATTTCATTAACGGTCCCGAGATGAAGGATGTTGTCAAAAGATACACCACGCTCACCGGCCGGATCGCGCTTCCGCCGAAGTGGGCGCTTGGCTATCACCAGTCGCGTTACAGCTATATGAACCAGCAGGAGGTGCTGCACCTGGCCCGGACCTTCCGGGAGAAGAGCATCCCGTGCGATGTCATTTACCTGGATATTCATTACATGGACGAATACCGCGTATTCACCTTTGACCCTGTTAACTTCCCTGATCCGCAGAAAATGATCGGTGAGCTGGGCGAGCTGGGTGTGCGCATTGTACCGATTGTCGATCCCGGCGTCAAAAAAGACCCGAAATACGAGGTCTATAAGCAGGGGGTGCTGGAAAAGCATTTTTGCCGCCGCCTGGAGGGGGATATCTTCTTCGGGGAGGTGTGGCCGGGGATCAGCGCTTTTCCTGATTTCAGCGACAGCCGGACAGCCGAGTGGTGGGGGGATCTGCACCAGTTCTACACGGACCTCGGGATTCAGGGCATCTGGAACGATATGAACGAGCCGGCGGTGTTCAATGAGAGCAAGACGATGGATCTGGATGTGATGCATTTCAATAACGGGCATCCGGTGACCCATGAGGAGTACCATAACCTGTACGGGATGATGATGTCCAAAGCGACCTATGAAGGACTGGCGGAGCATATGGGCGGCGAGCGTCCGTTTGTGCTGACCCGGGCCGGGTATGCGGGCATCCAGCGGTATGCGGCGGTGTGGACCGGCGATAACCGCAGCTTCTGGGAGCATATGGCGATGGCGATGCCGATGGTGCTGAACATGGGGCTGTCCGGGCTGGCCTTCGCGGGGCCGGATATCGGCGGGTTCGCCCATCATACGTCGGCGCAGCTGCTGGTGCGGTGGACGCAGATGGGAGTGTTTTTCCCGTATTGCCGCAATCATTCCTCCATCGGAACGCTGCGCCAGGAGCCGTGGTCCTTCGGAGAAGAGGTGGAAGGGATTCTGCGTGAATTCATCGGCCTGCGCTACCGCTGGATGCCGCACCTCTACAATCTGTTCCATGAAGCGGAAAAATCGGGCCTGCCCGTCATCCGTCCGCTGGTGCTCGAATATCCGCGCGACCCGCATGTGACCAACCTGTGTGACCAGTTCTTGCTGGGCGACAATGTGCTGATTGCTCCGGTCTACCGCCCGGACACGGACCACCGCTCGGTCTATCTGCCGGAAGGCTGCTGGCTGGATTACTGGGACGGGGAGATCCATGAGGGCGGACGTCACATTCTGGCTGCTGCGCCGCTGCACATTATGCCGATGTATGTGAAGGCCGGCAGCTTCGTCGCGGAGGGTCCGCTGAGACAGTATGCGCTGGAGGATACGGAGGAGACGATTATTCTCCATCTGTACGGGGCGGAGGCGGAAGCGGGCTTCTCGGCAGATTTCAGGCTGTATGAGGATGACGGCCACAGCTTCAGCTACCGCAAGGGAGAATATACGGAGCTTGCCGTGCAGGCTGAGGGCGGAGACGGGGAGCTTGCGCTGAACTGGGCGTATGCAGTGCATGATTACAAGCCGCGCCGGGAGAAGCTGCGCTTCGCGCTCTGCTATCCGTTCTTCACAGTGGCAGCGGTAGACGGGCTGAAGGAGATCAGTCTGGAGGAGCTGAATGAAGGGGCGCTGGGCTGGGCGCGCAACGGCAAGAATGGAGCGGTTATTGTTCAGGTGGCAGATGACCCGGAAGGCGGGGAGCTGCGGATTCGGGCGGAGGCGGAGTAA